The following are from one region of the Nicotiana tabacum cultivar K326 chromosome 3, ASM71507v2, whole genome shotgun sequence genome:
- the LOC107783385 gene encoding floral homeotic protein APETALA 2 isoform X1, whose translation MWNLNDSPHNLRGDEPEENDDEKGKGVGSVSNSSSSAVDNNIEEYGSEEEEEEDNGQKGKKKRTTNPSKIFGFCMVAPGNDDNLSSESEPPVTRQFFPVDELEIGAASDFDDRSSRFPRAQWAGVKFYPSETSGNLPLGKGTELSQQVQPMKKSRRGPRSRSSQYRGVTFYRRTGRWESHIWDCGKQVYLGGFDTAHAAARAYDRAAIKFRGVEADINFNLEDYEDDLKQHQTSPIDVDARRRDGYKESETLQLLSKTHLHSPSSFKPNNNEMQRFDQYMRAGESQMIQMTFPPHFNSSNYHIQFPSSSNGGRIGATNRREVSFSSSDSQQWQSNNLPHPQQLATAAASSGFPQQILRHQNWSHKNGYHYSLMRPS comes from the exons ATGTGGAATCTAAACGACTCTCCACATAATTTAAGGGGCGATGAACCAGAAGAAAATGATGACGAGAAAGGTAAAGGTGTTGGATCCGTTTCTAATTCAAGTTCATCAGCAGTCGATAATAATATTGAGGAATATGGTtccgaggaagaagaagaggaagataatgGACAAAAAGGTAAGAAAAAGAGAACAACTAATCCGAGTAAAATCTTCGGTTTCTGTATGGTAGCTCCGGGTAACGACGACAACTTGTCATCGGAGAGTGAACCGCCGGTTACCCGGCAGTTTTTTCCGGTTGATGAGTTGGAAATTGGAGCTGCTTCCGATTTTGATGATAGATCCTCTAGATTTCCAAGGGCCCAGTGGGCTGGAGTAAAATTTTATCCTTCGGAGACATCTGGTAATTTGCCACTGGGAAAAGGCACTGAGTTGTCGCAGCAAGTGCAGCCTATGAAAAAAAGCCGGCGTGGTCCAAGGTCTAGGAGTTCGCAGTATCGTGGTGTCACCTTTTACCGGAGAACTGGCCGGTGGGAGTCACACATATG GGATTGCGGGAAGCAAGTTTATTTAG GTGGATTTGATACAGCACATGCAGCAGCTCG TGCATATGATAGGGCAGCAATTAAGTTCCGGGGAGTGGAGGCGGACATAAACTTTAACCTGGAGGATTATGAGGATGACTTAAAACAG CATCAAACTAGTCCAATTGATGTTGATGCCCGAAGAAGAGATGGGTACAAGGAGTCGGAAACCTTGCAGCTCTTGAGTAAAACGCACCTACATTCTCCTAGCTCCTTCAAGCCAAACAACAATGAAATGCAAAGGTTTGACCAATATATGAGAGCTGGTGAATCCCAAATGATTCAAATGACGTTTCCACCACATTTCAACTCGTCAAATTATCAT ATTCAATTTCCAAGCAGCAGCAATGGGGGCCGAATTGGAGCTACAAATAGAAGAGAGGTTTCGTTTTCATCAAGTGATAGTCAACAATGGCAATCCAATAATCTCCCTCATCCTCAGCAACTTGCAACTGCTGCAGCATCATCAGGATTCCCTCAGCAGATATTAAGACATCAAAACTGGTCTCACAAAAATGGCTACCATTACTCTCTCATGAGACCTTCTTGA
- the LOC107783385 gene encoding floral homeotic protein APETALA 2 isoform X2 codes for MWNLNDSPHNLRGDEPEENDDEKGKGVGSVSNSSSSAVDNNIEEYGSEEEEEEDNGQKGKKKRTTNPSKIFGFCMVAPGNDDNLSSESEPPVTRQFFPVDELEIGAASDFDDRSSRFPRAQWAGVKFYPSETSGNLPLGKGTELSQQVQPMKKSRRGPRSRSSQYRGVTFYRRTGRWESHIWDCGKQVYLGGFDTAHAAARAYDRAAIKFRGVEADINFNLEDYEDDLKQMKNLTKEEFVHVLRRQSTGLPRGSSKYRGVTLHKCGRWEARMGQLLGKK; via the exons ATGTGGAATCTAAACGACTCTCCACATAATTTAAGGGGCGATGAACCAGAAGAAAATGATGACGAGAAAGGTAAAGGTGTTGGATCCGTTTCTAATTCAAGTTCATCAGCAGTCGATAATAATATTGAGGAATATGGTtccgaggaagaagaagaggaagataatgGACAAAAAGGTAAGAAAAAGAGAACAACTAATCCGAGTAAAATCTTCGGTTTCTGTATGGTAGCTCCGGGTAACGACGACAACTTGTCATCGGAGAGTGAACCGCCGGTTACCCGGCAGTTTTTTCCGGTTGATGAGTTGGAAATTGGAGCTGCTTCCGATTTTGATGATAGATCCTCTAGATTTCCAAGGGCCCAGTGGGCTGGAGTAAAATTTTATCCTTCGGAGACATCTGGTAATTTGCCACTGGGAAAAGGCACTGAGTTGTCGCAGCAAGTGCAGCCTATGAAAAAAAGCCGGCGTGGTCCAAGGTCTAGGAGTTCGCAGTATCGTGGTGTCACCTTTTACCGGAGAACTGGCCGGTGGGAGTCACACATATG GGATTGCGGGAAGCAAGTTTATTTAG GTGGATTTGATACAGCACATGCAGCAGCTCG TGCATATGATAGGGCAGCAATTAAGTTCCGGGGAGTGGAGGCGGACATAAACTTTAACCTGGAGGATTATGAGGATGACTTAAAACAG ATGAAGAATCTGACTAAGGAAGAATTTGTGCATGTATTACGGAGACAAAGTACAGGTCTTCCGAGGGGAAGTTCCAAGTATAGAGGGGTGACTTTGCACAAGTGTGGTAGATGGGAAGCTAGAATGGGACAGTTATTGGGCaaaaagtaa